In a single window of the Phaeobacter sp. G2 genome:
- the rsfS gene encoding ribosome silencing factor, translating to MEDSVLSTEPQAAVAAASEAAEGAAKSRPSNVVLLERILSSLDEDKAEEVVQIDLRGKTAIADFMVIATGRSSRQVAGIAEKLTDRLKQEYGILSKVEGRDTGDWVLIDTGDVIVHLFRPEVREFYQIEKLWQPGVTPGQDGA from the coding sequence ATGGAGGACAGTGTTCTGTCGACCGAACCTCAAGCGGCTGTTGCCGCTGCTAGCGAGGCAGCCGAGGGTGCTGCCAAGAGCCGCCCATCCAATGTTGTATTGTTGGAGCGGATCCTGAGCTCTCTGGATGAAGATAAAGCCGAAGAGGTCGTGCAGATTGATTTGCGCGGCAAGACGGCGATCGCCGATTTCATGGTCATTGCGACGGGTCGTTCGAGCCGTCAGGTGGCAGGGATTGCGGAAAAGCTGACCGATCGCCTGAAGCAGGAATATGGTATTCTCAGCAAGGTCGAAGGTCGCGACACCGGCGATTGGGTCTTGATTGATACCGGCGATGTGATCGTGCATCTGTTCCGCCCGGAAGTGCGCGAGTTCTACCAGATCGAAAAGCTCTGGCAGCCCGGTGTGACCCCTGGTCAGGATGGCGCCTAA
- a CDS encoding Na/Pi symporter, with translation MTEQLFYVLGGIGMFLMGMKVMTEALREAAGTGLQAILTRFTTTPFTGVLSGGLTTAAIQSSSATTVMTVGFVGAGLLTMPQALGVIYGANIGTTATGWLVSLLGFKLKLGTVAMALLFPASLLDLLARGGWARAGRMLAGLCLLLIGLDLMQAGMKDAGTILRPEMLPSGSVLGLLALAALGAGLTVVMQSSSAAMALALVMIQSGAISLTQAVAIVAGMNIGTTCTALLASLGGSRPMRQTAVANLLFNVATSLIAVPVLLFGLGALQELAVRTNPMTAILVFHTGFNVVGAMLFLPVTAQFARFITWLMPETPKTRLVDLDRALLSDPVTALLAVQAALELLEHRVYGAMASALQVPADYRGIAALSPCRAALAEVEAFLADIRLTADHARQEVALSALLHQTDHLLRLLERLSQTGRISVLKEDPLLRRPALITGVVLRRLIEGCCSDAEQARLQRLAVLVNHRKDRHRRGLLLGEHAGLFDLNEVFSNTDAMRWLTRCLHHLERLEHYRQVTRAALPVARAMP, from the coding sequence ATGACAGAGCAACTGTTTTATGTTCTTGGTGGAATTGGCATGTTCCTGATGGGGATGAAGGTGATGACCGAGGCCCTGCGCGAAGCAGCCGGCACTGGGTTACAGGCCATCCTGACCAGATTTACCACCACTCCCTTTACCGGCGTCCTATCAGGCGGGCTGACCACCGCTGCGATCCAGTCTTCCAGTGCGACAACCGTGATGACGGTTGGCTTTGTCGGGGCGGGGTTATTGACCATGCCGCAGGCGCTTGGGGTGATTTACGGGGCCAATATTGGCACCACGGCGACGGGCTGGTTGGTGAGCCTGCTGGGCTTCAAGCTCAAACTGGGCACTGTGGCGATGGCGCTGCTGTTTCCGGCCAGCCTGCTGGACCTTTTGGCGCGGGGTGGTTGGGCACGAGCCGGGCGCATGTTGGCAGGGCTCTGCCTTTTGCTCATCGGCCTGGATCTGATGCAGGCAGGGATGAAGGATGCTGGCACTATCCTGCGCCCCGAGATGTTGCCGTCTGGTTCAGTCCTTGGTCTGCTGGCCCTTGCTGCCCTGGGCGCAGGGCTGACGGTTGTCATGCAAAGCTCTTCGGCGGCCATGGCTCTGGCCCTGGTCATGATCCAAAGTGGTGCCATCAGCCTGACGCAGGCTGTGGCGATTGTGGCGGGGATGAATATCGGCACCACCTGCACCGCCTTGCTGGCCTCGCTGGGCGGGTCGCGGCCCATGCGGCAGACTGCGGTTGCCAATCTGCTTTTCAATGTGGCGACCAGCCTGATAGCGGTGCCTGTGTTGTTGTTTGGGTTGGGGGCGCTGCAGGAACTGGCCGTGCGGACCAATCCGATGACCGCGATTTTGGTGTTTCATACCGGGTTTAATGTGGTTGGCGCGATGCTGTTCCTGCCGGTCACGGCGCAGTTTGCGCGGTTCATCACCTGGCTGATGCCAGAGACGCCTAAGACAAGATTGGTTGATCTGGACCGGGCCTTGCTGTCGGATCCGGTCACGGCGCTCTTGGCGGTGCAGGCCGCGCTGGAGCTGCTGGAACATCGGGTCTACGGGGCTATGGCCTCTGCCCTGCAGGTGCCGGCGGACTATCGTGGGATAGCAGCGCTGTCTCCCTGTCGCGCCGCTCTGGCTGAGGTCGAGGCCTTCCTTGCGGATATTCGCCTGACGGCAGATCATGCAAGACAGGAGGTCGCGCTGTCCGCCTTGCTGCACCAGACCGACCATCTGTTGCGGCTGCTGGAACGGTTGAGCCAGACCGGGCGGATATCGGTTCTGAAGGAGGATCCGCTGTTGCGACGTCCAGCCCTGATCACCGGGGTGGTGCTCCGTCGGCTGATCGAGGGGTGTTGCTCTGATGCCGAACAAGCCCGGTTGCAGCGGCTTGCGGTTTTGGTCAATCACCGCAAGGACCGACATCGCCGTGGGTTGCTGTTGGGAGAACACGCCGGGCTATTTGATCTGAACGAGGTGTTTTCCAACACCGATGCAATGCGTTGGCTGACCCGTTGCCTGCACCATCTCGAAAGGTTGGAACACTATCGTCAGGTCACCAGAGCGGCCCTGCCTGTCGCCAGAGCGATGCCCTAG
- the leuB gene encoding 3-isopropylmalate dehydrogenase, whose translation MSNPSILILPGDGIGPEVMTEVRKVITWFGEARDIQFDVSEDLVGGAAYDKHGVPLADETMARAQEVDAVLLGAVGGPAYDDLDFSVKPERGLLRLRKEMDLYANLRPAQCFDALADFSSLKRDIVAGLDIMILRELTSGVYFGEPRGIFEEGNERVGINTQRYTESEIERAARSAFELAMRRNKKVCSMEKANVMESGILWREVATRVGKEYPEVELSHMYADNGAMQLVRAPKQFDVILTDNLFGDILSDCAAMLTGSLGMLPSASLGAPMANGRPKAMYEPVHGSAPDIAGQGKANPIACILSFAMALRYSFDMGAEADRLEKAIETVLSDGARTADLLGEDGVDPISTSEMGDAVVAALQASL comes from the coding sequence ATGTCCAATCCATCGATTCTGATTCTGCCCGGCGACGGTATCGGCCCCGAGGTCATGACCGAGGTTCGTAAAGTCATCACCTGGTTTGGTGAAGCCCGCGACATTCAGTTCGATGTGAGCGAAGATCTGGTCGGCGGCGCCGCCTATGACAAACATGGCGTTCCCCTGGCGGATGAAACCATGGCCCGCGCACAAGAGGTGGACGCGGTTCTGCTCGGCGCGGTTGGCGGCCCAGCCTATGACGATCTGGACTTCTCGGTCAAACCAGAACGGGGCCTGCTGCGCCTGCGCAAGGAAATGGATCTCTATGCCAACCTGCGTCCCGCGCAGTGCTTTGACGCGCTGGCCGATTTTTCCTCGCTGAAGCGCGACATCGTGGCCGGCCTGGACATCATGATCCTGCGCGAGCTGACCTCGGGCGTCTATTTTGGCGAGCCGCGCGGCATCTTTGAAGAAGGCAACGAGCGCGTCGGCATCAACACCCAGCGCTACACCGAGTCTGAGATCGAACGCGCTGCCCGCTCGGCCTTTGAACTGGCGATGCGCCGCAACAAAAAGGTCTGCTCGATGGAGAAGGCCAATGTGATGGAAAGCGGTATCCTGTGGCGCGAAGTGGCCACCCGTGTGGGCAAGGAATACCCCGAGGTAGAGCTGTCGCACATGTATGCCGATAACGGCGCCATGCAGCTGGTGCGGGCGCCAAAACAGTTCGACGTCATCCTGACCGACAACCTGTTTGGCGACATCCTGTCCGATTGTGCCGCGATGCTGACCGGCTCGTTGGGCATGTTGCCCTCGGCCAGCCTTGGCGCGCCGATGGCCAATGGCCGCCCCAAAGCGATGTACGAACCGGTGCACGGCTCAGCCCCGGACATCGCAGGCCAGGGCAAGGCAAACCCGATCGCCTGTATCCTCAGCTTTGCCATGGCGCTGCGCTACAGCTTTGACATGGGGGCCGAGGCCGACCGTCTGGAAAAAGCCATCGAAACAGTGCTCTCGGACGGTGCCCGTACCGCAGATCTGCTGGGTGAAGACGGTGTTGATCCGATTTCGACCAGCGAAATGGGCGACGCCGTGGTCGCAGCCCTGCAGGCCAGCCTGTAA
- a CDS encoding sugar nucleotide-binding protein, translating into MTQTALILGASGRFGRAAAAAFERAGWQVKRFQRGTENLSQVAVGVDVIVNSWNPAYPDWAKQVPSLHRQVIRAAEMSGATVILPGNVYVFGPQTPFPWSEQSPHAAQNPLGRIRVEMEAAYRASKARVIVLRSGDYLDTEASGNWFDEMITAKLGRGKFIYPGRADIPHAWGYLPDKARAAVGLAEKRAELPRFLDVPFAGYTLTGHELLAAINAHLHQPAKLSQMSWLPLQLARPFWPLGRCLLEMRYLWDTPHSLSGDLLQQLLPDFQVTPVAQALPHCLPEALLIPQTGRRLKAEGSGGLAA; encoded by the coding sequence ATGACACAGACAGCTCTCATACTCGGTGCTTCGGGCCGGTTTGGCCGCGCGGCAGCGGCTGCTTTTGAGCGGGCCGGATGGCAGGTAAAGCGCTTTCAGCGCGGGACGGAAAACCTGTCGCAGGTCGCTGTCGGGGTCGATGTGATCGTGAACAGCTGGAACCCGGCCTATCCGGATTGGGCAAAACAGGTGCCAAGCCTACACCGTCAGGTGATTAGGGCCGCTGAAATGAGTGGCGCGACGGTCATTCTGCCCGGTAATGTCTATGTTTTTGGCCCCCAAACCCCGTTCCCATGGTCTGAGCAGAGCCCCCATGCGGCGCAAAACCCGCTGGGACGTATCCGAGTGGAGATGGAGGCGGCCTATCGTGCCTCCAAGGCGCGGGTGATCGTGCTGCGCTCGGGGGATTATCTGGATACCGAGGCGTCGGGGAACTGGTTTGATGAGATGATCACAGCCAAGCTGGGCAGGGGCAAATTCATCTACCCAGGGCGGGCGGATATTCCTCATGCCTGGGGCTATTTGCCGGACAAGGCCCGGGCTGCGGTGGGGCTGGCTGAAAAACGCGCCGAACTGCCGCGCTTTTTGGATGTTCCCTTTGCGGGCTATACCCTCACCGGGCATGAGCTGCTGGCGGCAATAAACGCGCATCTGCACCAGCCGGCCAAACTGAGCCAGATGTCCTGGCTTCCCCTGCAGCTGGCTCGTCCGTTCTGGCCCTTGGGGCGCTGCCTGTTGGAGATGCGGTATCTGTGGGATACCCCACATAGCCTGAGCGGGGATCTGCTACAGCAGCTCTTGCCCGATTTTCAGGTGACCCCGGTGGCACAGGCTTTGCCACATTGCCTGCCCGAGGCGCTGTTGATCCCTCAAACGGGCAGAAGGCTGAAGGCAGAGGGAAGCGGCGGCTTAGCGGCCTAG
- a CDS encoding LysR family transcriptional regulator, producing the protein MNDALLTDWSLIQSFLAVADCGSLSAAARQLDRSQPTLGRHIQSLEASLNQQLFDRHPRGLRLSQAGTALLPMAREMQAQMYRLSLQAAGQSEELAGTVRITASVFASHYLLPPILADIRQAEPGIELELVPTDESENLLYRAADIALRMYRPSQLDVITQHIADLPLGIFAAHTYLARRGTPRSAAELWQHDLVGYDNNALILNAMRAMGWQVDRSTFAMRCDNQATYWQLVRAGCGIGFCQSDVARADTTVAELDLGVEIPPLPVWLTTHSAMRETPRIRRVWSLLAKGLKMASKSPPSPLKSGAVVDPEAPEG; encoded by the coding sequence ATGAATGATGCACTGCTCACCGATTGGTCGCTCATCCAAAGCTTCCTGGCCGTCGCCGACTGCGGCTCGCTTTCGGCGGCGGCGCGGCAGTTAGACCGCAGCCAGCCCACCCTGGGCCGCCACATCCAAAGCCTGGAGGCCAGCCTCAACCAGCAACTGTTTGATCGCCACCCGCGCGGATTGCGCCTGTCGCAGGCCGGGACCGCGCTATTGCCCATGGCGCGGGAAATGCAGGCCCAGATGTATCGTTTGTCGCTTCAGGCCGCGGGCCAGTCCGAAGAGCTGGCCGGCACCGTCCGCATCACCGCCAGCGTTTTTGCCTCCCACTACCTGTTGCCCCCCATACTGGCCGATATTCGCCAGGCAGAACCGGGGATTGAGCTAGAACTGGTGCCAACAGATGAAAGCGAAAACCTGTTGTACCGGGCCGCCGATATTGCCCTGCGCATGTATCGCCCCAGCCAGCTGGATGTGATCACCCAACATATCGCCGATCTGCCGCTGGGTATTTTTGCCGCCCACACATACCTAGCGCGACGCGGCACTCCCCGCAGCGCAGCAGAACTGTGGCAGCATGACCTGGTGGGTTATGACAACAACGCGCTGATCCTCAACGCCATGCGGGCGATGGGATGGCAGGTTGATCGCAGCACCTTTGCCATGCGCTGTGACAATCAGGCGACCTACTGGCAACTGGTGCGGGCAGGATGCGGCATCGGCTTTTGCCAAAGCGATGTGGCGCGCGCCGATACCACCGTGGCAGAGCTGGATCTGGGCGTCGAAATTCCACCGCTGCCGGTCTGGCTCACCACCCATAGCGCCATGCGGGAAACGCCCCGCATCCGGCGGGTCTGGTCGCTGTTGGCAAAAGGCCTGAAAATGGCCAGTAAATCGCCACCTTCGCCCTTGAAATCAGGGGCCGTTGTTGACCCTGAGGCCCCAGAGGGGTAG
- the rlmH gene encoding 23S rRNA (pseudouridine(1915)-N(3))-methyltransferase RlmH: MRIHICAVGRLRAGPEKTLIDDYLTRFDRTGRALGLGPARIVEVEDKKNAGMGAEAGLLRKALPKGAVICTLDERGKLLSSPDFADRLGSWRDSGRQDLALIIGGADGIDPSLRAEADFSLSFGKMVWPHMLVRVMVAEQIYRAATILSGSPYHRS, encoded by the coding sequence ATGCGTATACATATCTGCGCGGTTGGACGTCTGCGCGCTGGGCCTGAAAAGACCCTCATCGACGACTATCTCACACGGTTTGACCGCACCGGGCGGGCGCTGGGCCTGGGTCCGGCCCGCATCGTTGAGGTCGAAGACAAGAAAAACGCCGGCATGGGCGCCGAGGCGGGTTTGCTGCGCAAGGCCCTGCCCAAGGGGGCGGTGATCTGCACCCTGGATGAGCGGGGCAAGCTGCTCAGCTCGCCCGATTTTGCCGACCGTCTGGGCAGCTGGCGCGATTCCGGGCGCCAGGATCTGGCGCTGATCATTGGCGGCGCGGACGGCATTGATCCCAGTCTGCGCGCCGAGGCGGATTTCTCACTGTCATTTGGGAAAATGGTCTGGCCGCATATGCTGGTGCGGGTGATGGTGGCCGAGCAGATTTACCGCGCAGCCACCATCCTGTCAGGCAGCCCCTATCACAGAAGCTGA
- the leuC gene encoding 3-isopropylmalate dehydratase large subunit has product MSPKTLYDKIWDAHVAHEAEDGTCLLYIDRHLVHEVTSPQAFEGLRLAGRTVHAPDKTIAVPDHNVPTTEGRDDPSQMTPESRIQVEALDKNAREFGVHYYPVSDVRQGIVHIVGPEQGWTLPGMTVVCGDSHTATHGAFGALAHGIGTSEVEHVLATQTLIQKKSLNMKVEITGKLNPGVTAKDITLAVIGETGTGGGTGYVIEYCGEAIRDLSMEGRMTVCNMAIEGGARAGLIAPDETTYAYVNGRPHAPKGAQWEAALNWWKTLYTDEGAHFDKVVTLRGEDIQPVVTWGTSPEDVLPITGVVPNPEDFEGGKVEAARRSIEYMGLTPGQKLTDIEIDTVFIGSCTNGRIEDFRAVAEVVKGKKIKDGMRAMIVPGSGLVRAQAEEEGLADIFREAGFEWRLAGCSMCLAMNPDQLSEGERCAATSNRNFEGRQGYKGRTHLVSPAMAAAAALTGKLTDIRDLI; this is encoded by the coding sequence ATGTCCCCCAAAACGCTCTATGACAAGATCTGGGATGCGCATGTTGCGCATGAAGCAGAGGACGGCACCTGCCTTCTTTATATTGACCGCCACCTGGTCCACGAAGTGACCAGCCCGCAGGCCTTTGAAGGTCTGCGCCTGGCCGGCCGCACTGTGCATGCGCCGGACAAAACGATTGCAGTGCCGGATCACAACGTCCCCACCACTGAGGGCCGCGATGATCCTTCGCAAATGACGCCCGAAAGCCGCATCCAGGTCGAGGCGCTCGACAAGAACGCCCGCGAATTTGGCGTGCACTACTATCCGGTCTCTGACGTGCGCCAGGGCATCGTGCACATCGTCGGCCCGGAACAGGGCTGGACCCTGCCCGGCATGACCGTGGTCTGCGGCGACAGCCACACTGCCACCCACGGTGCCTTTGGCGCCCTGGCCCATGGTATCGGCACCTCCGAGGTGGAGCACGTGCTGGCCACCCAGACCTTGATTCAGAAAAAATCCCTGAACATGAAGGTTGAGATCACCGGCAAGCTCAACCCTGGCGTCACTGCCAAGGACATCACCCTGGCGGTGATCGGTGAAACCGGCACCGGCGGCGGTACCGGCTATGTCATCGAGTATTGTGGCGAAGCGATCCGTGATCTGTCGATGGAAGGTCGCATGACCGTCTGCAACATGGCAATCGAAGGCGGCGCCCGCGCCGGTCTGATTGCTCCGGATGAAACCACCTACGCCTATGTCAACGGTCGCCCCCACGCCCCCAAGGGCGCCCAGTGGGAAGCCGCGCTGAACTGGTGGAAGACGCTCTACACCGATGAGGGCGCGCATTTTGACAAGGTTGTCACCCTGCGCGGCGAAGATATCCAGCCGGTTGTGACCTGGGGCACCTCGCCCGAGGATGTGCTGCCGATCACTGGTGTAGTGCCTAACCCCGAAGATTTTGAGGGTGGCAAGGTTGAGGCCGCGCGCCGTTCGATCGAATACATGGGTCTGACCCCCGGTCAGAAACTGACCGACATCGAGATCGACACCGTCTTTATCGGCTCCTGCACCAATGGCCGCATCGAAGATTTCCGCGCCGTGGCCGAAGTGGTCAAAGGCAAGAAGATCAAAGACGGCATGCGGGCCATGATCGTTCCCGGCTCTGGCCTGGTTCGCGCCCAGGCCGAAGAAGAAGGTCTGGCGGATATCTTCCGCGAGGCAGGTTTTGAATGGCGTCTTGCGGGCTGTTCCATGTGTCTGGCGATGAACCCCGATCAGCTGTCCGAAGGTGAGCGCTGCGCCGCGACTTCGAACCGCAACTTTGAGGGACGTCAGGGCTACAAGGGCCGCACCCATCTGGTGTCGCCGGCCATGGCCGCCGCAGCTGCCCTCACCGGCAAGCTGACCGACATCCGTGATTTGATCTGA
- the leuD gene encoding 3-isopropylmalate dehydratase small subunit, which yields MDKFQKLTGIAAPMPLVNIDTDMIIPKVFLKSIARTGFGKNLFDEMRYNRDGSEIADFVLNKPQYRNAEILVAGDNFGCGSSREHAPWAIADFGIKCVVSTSFADIFFNNCFKNGILPVVLPQEQVDLLMKDAEKGANARMTVDLEAQEITTSDGEVIKFEVDSFKKQCLLEGLDDIGQTLQKQSAVHTYEDKMAQERPWV from the coding sequence ATGGATAAGTTTCAAAAACTCACCGGCATCGCCGCCCCTATGCCCCTGGTCAACATCGACACTGATATGATCATCCCCAAGGTGTTCCTGAAGTCGATTGCACGGACGGGCTTTGGCAAGAATCTGTTTGACGAGATGCGCTATAACCGCGACGGCAGCGAAATTGCTGATTTTGTGCTGAACAAACCCCAGTATCGCAACGCAGAGATCCTGGTGGCTGGCGACAACTTTGGCTGTGGCTCCTCGCGGGAACACGCGCCTTGGGCGATTGCTGATTTTGGCATCAAATGTGTGGTCTCGACCTCCTTTGCCGACATCTTCTTCAACAACTGCTTCAAGAACGGCATCCTGCCGGTTGTTCTGCCACAAGAGCAGGTCGACCTGTTGATGAAGGACGCGGAAAAGGGCGCAAACGCCCGTATGACCGTGGACCTTGAGGCCCAGGAAATCACCACCTCGGACGGGGAAGTGATCAAGTTCGAGGTTGATAGCTTTAAGAAGCAATGCCTGCTGGAAGGGCTGGATGACATCGGCCAGACCCTGCAAAAGCAGAGCGCGGTTCACACCTACGAAGACAAGATGGCGCAGGAACGTCCCTGGGTCTAA
- a CDS encoding endonuclease/exonuclease/phosphatase family protein, which yields MLPRTPVLFSVLFTCLAPPLLAQAETLRIATFNTELSRKGPGLLLRDITRGEDAQIAAVITVITQAQPDILVLQGLDWDHDNLALKALARQLAQEGATYPHLFAGQPNAGLATDLDLDGDGRLGGPGDSQGFGDYTGRGGMAVLSRYPLVVEELIDLSPLVWRDIPGAALPQHPDGSPFPSKPAQAIQRLSSTAHWVLPVELANGSRLTLLCFQAAPPVFDGIEDRNGLRNADEIRLWQVFLDGLLDGLLDGQLPAEFARPPTQRFVIAGGANLDPDTGAGRRETIARLLQDPRLQDPRPLSPQGGAQTVDWGEGRRMRVDYLLPSQDWHVAASGVIWPDSATSAAAIASRHRLVWLDILLD from the coding sequence ATGTTGCCGCGTACTCCTGTGCTGTTTTCAGTGCTGTTCACCTGCCTCGCCCCGCCGCTATTGGCGCAGGCGGAAACCCTACGCATCGCTACATTCAATACTGAGCTGTCCCGCAAGGGGCCGGGCCTGCTGCTGCGCGATATTACCCGCGGTGAGGACGCGCAAATTGCTGCGGTGATCACCGTCATCACCCAGGCACAGCCTGATATCCTGGTGTTGCAGGGTCTTGACTGGGACCACGACAATCTGGCGCTCAAGGCGCTGGCGCGGCAGCTGGCGCAGGAAGGCGCGACTTACCCGCATCTCTTTGCGGGTCAGCCCAATGCGGGCCTTGCCACCGATCTTGATCTGGATGGTGATGGCCGCCTGGGTGGCCCCGGCGATTCACAGGGCTTTGGTGACTACACCGGGCGCGGTGGCATGGCGGTATTGTCGCGCTACCCGCTGGTGGTAGAGGAGCTGATTGACCTTAGCCCGCTGGTGTGGCGCGACATCCCCGGCGCCGCCCTGCCCCAGCACCCGGATGGCAGCCCCTTTCCGTCAAAGCCCGCCCAGGCAATCCAACGCCTGTCCTCCACTGCCCATTGGGTCTTGCCGGTGGAGCTGGCAAACGGCTCCCGACTGACGCTGTTGTGTTTTCAGGCCGCGCCGCCGGTGTTCGACGGCATCGAAGACCGCAACGGGTTGCGCAATGCCGATGAGATCCGCCTTTGGCAGGTTTTTCTGGACGGGCTACTTGACGGGCTTCTTGACGGGCAGCTCCCGGCAGAATTCGCGCGCCCACCAACCCAACGGTTTGTTATCGCCGGTGGCGCAAACCTGGACCCCGACACTGGCGCGGGCCGACGCGAAACCATCGCCAGACTGTTACAGGACCCCAGGCTACAGGATCCGCGCCCCCTGTCACCGCAGGGGGGAGCTCAGACCGTGGATTGGGGCGAAGGCCGCCGCATGCGGGTGGACTACCTGCTGCCCTCGCAGGACTGGCACGTTGCGGCCTCCGGGGTGATCTGGCCTGACAGCGCCACCTCCGCCGCCGCAATTGCCAGCCGCCATAGGCTGGTTTGGCTGGATATCCTCCTCGACTAG
- the rpiB gene encoding ribose 5-phosphate isomerase B: MTASKRVVLSSDHADIQLRQTIADHIANQGWEVIDIGPTTSDSTDYPKHGREAAERVASGDCDLGVIVCGTGQGIMMAANKVKGIRCGVCADTFSARMIRQHNDANMLSIGARVVGKGLALDIVDAFLSAEFEGGRHATRMEMIEPAED, translated from the coding sequence ATGACAGCCTCAAAACGCGTCGTTCTTTCCAGCGATCACGCCGACATTCAGCTTCGCCAGACCATTGCCGATCACATCGCAAACCAAGGCTGGGAAGTCATTGATATCGGCCCCACCACATCGGACAGCACAGATTACCCCAAGCACGGGCGCGAAGCCGCCGAGCGCGTGGCCTCGGGTGACTGTGATCTGGGTGTTATCGTCTGTGGCACCGGTCAGGGCATCATGATGGCCGCAAACAAGGTCAAAGGCATTCGCTGCGGCGTCTGCGCCGATACCTTTTCCGCCCGCATGATCCGCCAACACAATGACGCCAATATGCTGTCAATCGGTGCGCGGGTTGTGGGCAAAGGCCTGGCGCTGGATATCGTCGACGCCTTCCTGTCCGCAGAATTTGAAGGCGGTCGCCATGCCACCCGCATGGAAATGATTGAACCCGCCGAAGACTAA
- a CDS encoding FAD-binding protein yields the protein MEMPVPNSTILARKAHLAARLSAVLPSDAVIQDEMETRAYECDGLAAYRCPPLLAVLPRTTQEVSDILRICHEEGVPVVPRGAGTSLAGGALPTADSVILGVARMNEVLDTDYDNRVIRVQSGRTNLSVSGAVEEEEFFYAPDPSSQLACAIAGNIAMNSGGAHCLKYGVTTNNLLGVTLVMMDGTVVEIGGAHLDAGGLDLLGVICGSEGQLGVVTEATLRILRKPEGARPVLIGYDSNEVAGACVSDIIKAGVLPVAIEFMDRPCIEACEAFAKAGYPMCEALLIIEVEGSDAEIAHQLELIIEIARTHNPVELREAGDADQAARIWLGRKSAFGAMGQINDYMCLDGTIPVGSLPQVLRRIGELSQEYGLDVANVFHAGDGNMHPLILFDANKPGDLELCEQFGAEVLKLCVDVGGCLTGEHGVGIEKRDLMLYQYAPVDLEAQLLVKDVFDPKWLLNPAKVFPLSVTEGRRVPVLAAE from the coding sequence ATGGAGATGCCTGTCCCCAATTCCACCATTCTGGCCCGCAAGGCGCATCTTGCTGCCCGTTTGTCAGCGGTGCTGCCAAGTGATGCGGTGATCCAGGATGAAATGGAAACGCGCGCCTATGAGTGCGACGGTTTGGCAGCCTATCGCTGCCCGCCGTTGCTGGCTGTCTTGCCGCGCACCACGCAGGAGGTCTCGGATATCCTGCGGATCTGCCATGAAGAGGGCGTGCCAGTGGTGCCGCGCGGGGCAGGCACCTCGCTGGCGGGGGGCGCTTTGCCGACGGCCGACAGCGTGATCCTGGGCGTGGCGCGGATGAACGAGGTGCTGGACACGGATTACGATAACCGGGTGATCCGGGTGCAATCGGGGCGCACCAACCTCAGCGTGTCCGGCGCGGTAGAGGAAGAAGAGTTTTTCTATGCACCGGATCCGTCGAGCCAGCTGGCCTGTGCCATTGCCGGCAATATCGCCATGAACTCGGGCGGGGCGCATTGTCTGAAATATGGTGTGACCACCAATAACCTGCTGGGCGTAACCCTGGTGATGATGGATGGCACTGTGGTGGAGATCGGCGGCGCCCACCTGGATGCCGGCGGGCTGGACCTTCTGGGGGTGATCTGCGGCAGCGAAGGGCAGCTTGGGGTTGTGACCGAGGCGACCCTGCGCATTCTGCGCAAACCTGAAGGCGCTCGTCCTGTGTTGATCGGCTATGACAGCAACGAAGTCGCGGGCGCCTGTGTCAGCGATATCATCAAGGCAGGGGTTTTGCCGGTTGCGATCGAATTTATGGACCGCCCCTGCATCGAGGCCTGCGAGGCATTCGCCAAGGCTGGCTATCCGATGTGCGAGGCCTTGCTGATTATCGAGGTGGAGGGCAGTGACGCGGAAATCGCCCATCAGCTGGAGCTGATTATCGAAATCGCCCGGACCCATAACCCGGTAGAACTGCGCGAGGCCGGGGACGCGGATCAGGCAGCCCGTATCTGGTTGGGGCGCAAATCGGCCTTTGGCGCCATGGGACAGATCAATGACTACATGTGCCTGGATGGGACCATCCCTGTCGGCTCCTTACCGCAGGTGCTGCGCCGGATTGGTGAGCTGTCACAGGAATACGGGCTGGACGTGGCCAATGTGTTTCACGCTGGTGACGGCAATATGCATCCGTTGATCCTGTTTGATGCCAACAAACCAGGAGATCTGGAGCTGTGTGAGCAGTTTGGCGCTGAGGTGCTGAAACTCTGTGTGGATGTCGGCGGCTGCCTCACTGGGGAACATGGTGTTGGCATCGAGAAACGTGATTTGATGCTGTATCAATATGCGCCGGTGGACCTGGAGGCGCAGCTTTTGGTCAAGGATGTCTTTGACCCCAAGTGGTTGCTGAACCCGGCAAAGGTTTTTCCGCTATCGGTGACCGAGGGTCGTCGGGTGCCGGTCCTGGCGGCTGAGTGA